GCCGCACCCACCGCGCGGCACCAGGGGTTGCTGACGGCCGGGTCAGCCGAGTGGGAAGAAGAACTGCTGCATCACGCCCAGACGGTAGGGGCTGATCGATCAGCCGTCCACCGAATATCCGGTCCACCGGTGTGCTGCTCCCCGCAGCGCCGCACGCGACGGGCAGGCCCGGTGCGGTGCTGCCGAGCAGCACAGCGGACTCCTCCAGCGGAGGTGACCGTGCCCCGGCCGTGCCGGGGACCGGCCTGGCCCTCGAGCTCGCGAAGCGCTGGCCCAGCGGGGACCTCAGCGTCCACAGGCGACGGTGCGTGGCCCGGGCAACGGATCACAACGCGTGGCCGCCGGCGACTTGCAGGACCTGGCCGGTGATCCAGCGCGCCTGGTGGGAAGCCAGGAACACCACCGCATCGGCGATGTCCTCGGGCTCACCGACCCGTCCCATCGGCACGATCCCGGTCACCTGCGGCAGGACGCCCTCGTCGATCCACCCGGTCTGCACCGGCCCCGGAGCGACGGCGTTGACCCGGATCCCCCGGGGCGCCAGGTCCAGCGCGGTGGAGCGCGTCAGCGCCTCCAGCGCGGCCTTGGACGTGCCGTAACCGGTCTGGCCGGGGAACGCCCGGGCCGCGTCGGTGGTGATGTTGACGACCGACAGCGGGTCCTGATCGCGTCGCGCCCGCGCCACCTCGGCGATCAGCACCGCCGGAGCGACGGCGTTGACCCGGTAGTGCCGCTCCAACGACTCCGCGGTCAACGACTCCACCGAGTCCGGTGACTCGCAGTGCGCGGCGTTGTTGACCAGCACGTTGATCGCACCGGCCCGCTCGAGGACCGCGTGCACCAGCCGCTGCGCGCCACCCGGCTCGGAC
This region of Saccharopolyspora hordei genomic DNA includes:
- a CDS encoding SDR family NAD(P)-dependent oxidoreductase — protein: MIDPRLAGQTVLVTGGAANVGAAISRAFAAQGARVAVHYLAQDPPAPEHVTWEHVTPPSSAAEELAAELGNGSFAVSADLSEPGGAQRLVHAVLERAGAINVLVNNAAHCESPDSVESLTAESLERHYRVNAVAPAVLIAEVARARRDQDPLSVVNITTDAARAFPGQTGYGTSKAALEALTRSTALDLAPRGIRVNAVAPGPVQTGWIDEGVLPQVTGIVPMGRVGEPEDIADAVVFLASHQARWITGQVLQVAGGHAL